The following proteins come from a genomic window of Paenibacillus sp. CAA11:
- a CDS encoding ABC transporter ATP-binding protein, with the protein MTHKIEISGVSKWFRRNGEEIPAMRETNLSIEEGRFVSMIGPSGCGKSTLFNIIAGLMPPSTGKVIADGQDIVGKAGYVGYMLQKDMLLPWRTILDNIILGMEIRGVSHQEAVERALPLMEKYGLGGFDKHYPRELSGGMRQRAALLRTILYDRDIILLDEPFGALDAQTRLTMQNWLLQIWEDFGKTVLFVTHDIDEAIYLSDDIYVFSSRPGRIKSKITVTMERPRKMEDMTSPAFMKLKHHLMDLLSAGHEDEQIS; encoded by the coding sequence ATGACACACAAAATCGAAATCTCTGGAGTAAGCAAATGGTTCCGCAGGAACGGTGAAGAAATTCCGGCCATGCGGGAAACCAATCTCTCGATCGAGGAAGGACGCTTCGTCAGCATGATCGGACCGAGCGGGTGCGGCAAATCGACGCTGTTCAATATTATTGCAGGGCTGATGCCGCCATCGACAGGGAAGGTCATAGCGGACGGGCAGGATATCGTAGGCAAGGCTGGCTATGTTGGTTACATGTTGCAAAAGGACATGCTGCTTCCTTGGCGCACCATTCTGGACAACATTATTCTTGGCATGGAGATAAGGGGGGTATCCCATCAGGAGGCGGTGGAGCGCGCGCTTCCGCTGATGGAGAAGTACGGGCTTGGAGGGTTTGACAAGCATTATCCGAGGGAGCTGTCGGGCGGAATGCGGCAGAGGGCAGCATTGCTGCGCACGATTCTGTATGACAGGGATATTATTTTGTTGGACGAGCCCTTTGGAGCACTTGATGCCCAAACCCGGTTGACGATGCAGAACTGGCTGCTGCAAATCTGGGAGGACTTTGGGAAGACGGTCTTGTTCGTGACGCATGACATTGATGAAGCGATTTATCTGTCGGATGACATTTATGTATTCTCTTCCCGGCCGGGCAGGATTAAGTCCAAGATCACGGTTACGATGGAGCGACCTCGCAAGATGGAGGATATGACCTCTCCCGCCTTTATGAAGCTCAAGCATCATCTCATGGACTTGCTGTCAGCCGGACATGAGGATGAGCAAATTTCTTAA
- a CDS encoding sugar kinase — MVNVSSRVGPNPALEVITFGESMGLMMSVGQKGLEYSSALEMSFGGAESNVAIGLSRLGRSSGWFGRLGDDPIGRRIAKSLRGEGVDITQVQFDQKAPTGLMLREQVGGKSSVYYYRKNSAASCIQPEHLNEDYIASASILHITGITAALSDSSRHTLFKAVELAKKHGTKVSFDPNLRLKLWSMEEARPVLLELAEQADYFLPGLDELKMLYETDSLEEIIGQLNTLSAVKIIKGGDQVTYLLEDGNLSEIPYFNVERVVDTVGAGDGFCAGFLAGLLQGRGHGEAVRLGNLIGSMVIQTPGDWEGLPSWTEVEQVLEGKSHVER; from the coding sequence ATGGTGAATGTGTCCTCACGGGTAGGTCCAAATCCCGCCTTGGAGGTAATTACCTTTGGGGAATCCATGGGACTGATGATGTCTGTGGGCCAGAAGGGCTTGGAATATAGCTCAGCACTTGAGATGTCCTTCGGGGGGGCCGAGAGCAATGTGGCCATTGGTTTGTCCAGATTAGGCCGAAGTTCAGGGTGGTTTGGAAGGCTGGGGGATGACCCGATCGGACGCCGAATCGCTAAGTCTCTGCGCGGGGAAGGCGTTGATATAACACAGGTTCAATTTGACCAGAAAGCCCCGACAGGATTAATGCTGAGAGAGCAGGTTGGCGGCAAAAGCTCGGTCTATTATTACAGAAAAAATTCTGCGGCGAGCTGCATCCAGCCAGAACACTTGAATGAGGATTACATTGCAAGCGCTTCAATCCTGCATATCACCGGAATTACCGCTGCCTTAAGCGATTCCAGCAGACATACGCTGTTTAAGGCGGTAGAGCTTGCGAAGAAGCATGGCACCAAGGTCAGCTTTGATCCCAATCTAAGGCTGAAACTCTGGAGCATGGAGGAGGCAAGACCGGTGCTGCTGGAATTGGCTGAGCAGGCAGATTATTTCCTCCCGGGGCTGGATGAACTGAAGATGCTCTATGAAACGGATTCTCTGGAAGAGATCATCGGCCAATTGAATACCTTGTCCGCGGTGAAGATTATCAAGGGCGGCGATCAAGTGACTTATTTGCTCGAGGATGGGAACCTCTCGGAGATTCCTTATTTTAATGTAGAGCGCGTGGTAGATACGGTCGGAGCAGGAGACGGATTTTGCGCAGGATTCTTGGCAGGTCTTCTTCAGGGTAGGGGCCACGGAGAAGCTGTACGTCTTGGCAATCTGATCGGTTCGATGGTGATCCAGACTCCTGGAGACTGGGAAGGGCTGCCTTCATGGACAGAGGTTGAACAGGTTCTTGAAGGGAAGTCACATGTGGAGCGCTAG
- a CDS encoding bifunctional 2-keto-4-hydroxyglutarate aldolase/2-keto-3-deoxy-6-phosphogluconate aldolase: protein MKKFQIVQQIVQEGMVAVLRGDSPEQVVALAEQAIAGGIKVIEVTLTVPFALEAIAALARKYSWDAEEEASRAVIGAGTVLDPETARAAILSGAAFVVAPSVNEETIRLCNRYRVPVMPGAMTIREIQTALELGADVVKLFPGNVFEPSIIKAIKGPLPQANIMPTGGVSLENLADWIRAGAVAVGIGSDLTSEALKRQDYSLVAHKANEYVEAYKSAVR from the coding sequence ATGAAAAAATTTCAGATTGTACAGCAAATCGTACAAGAAGGTATGGTGGCGGTTCTAAGGGGGGACAGCCCTGAGCAAGTTGTGGCTTTGGCAGAGCAGGCGATTGCGGGGGGGATTAAAGTGATCGAAGTGACTTTAACGGTTCCCTTCGCGCTTGAGGCCATTGCTGCACTTGCCCGCAAGTACAGCTGGGACGCTGAGGAGGAGGCAAGCCGGGCTGTCATTGGAGCCGGGACCGTGCTGGATCCTGAGACAGCGAGAGCAGCCATCCTGAGCGGTGCTGCATTCGTTGTGGCTCCTTCCGTGAATGAAGAGACGATTCGGCTGTGCAACCGCTACCGGGTTCCTGTGATGCCAGGAGCGATGACGATCCGCGAGATTCAGACAGCGCTCGAGCTTGGAGCGGATGTGGTGAAGCTGTTCCCGGGCAACGTCTTTGAACCGTCGATTATCAAAGCGATTAAGGGTCCGCTGCCGCAGGCCAATATTATGCCTACAGGCGGGGTCAGCCTTGAGAACTTGGCGGATTGGATCCGGGCAGGTGCCGTAGCTGTAGGCATCGGTTCAGATTTGACCAGCGAGGCGCTGAAACGCCAAGATTACTCGCTTGTTGCCCATAAAGCTAATGAATATGTGGAAGCTTATAAATCTGCTGTCCGTTAG
- the kduD gene encoding 2-dehydro-3-deoxy-D-gluconate 5-dehydrogenase KduD — translation MNLFDLQGKTALVTGAASGLGQGIALAFAEAGADVISVSLSSSEETVKGIQSFGRQAKEIAADLSQADQLERIFQESLELTGQIDILVNNAGIIRRTPAAQHSRQDWYDVIDINLHTVFLLSQLAGNHMISRGSGKIINIASMLSFQGGINVPGYTASKHGVAGLTKAFANEWADKGIQVNALAPGYMATDNTAPIRQDQERTQSITDRIPAGRWGTPDDLKGPAVFLASAASDYLNGHILCVDGGWMAR, via the coding sequence ATGAACTTATTTGATCTTCAAGGCAAAACCGCGCTTGTCACCGGAGCAGCCAGCGGACTAGGCCAAGGCATCGCCCTCGCCTTCGCCGAAGCTGGAGCAGATGTCATATCCGTGTCTCTATCAAGCAGCGAAGAGACCGTAAAGGGAATTCAATCATTTGGCAGACAAGCGAAGGAAATCGCCGCAGACTTAAGTCAGGCGGATCAGCTGGAGCGGATCTTCCAAGAGTCTTTGGAACTGACAGGGCAAATTGATATCCTGGTGAACAATGCCGGCATTATACGCCGCACACCTGCTGCTCAGCACAGCAGACAAGACTGGTATGATGTGATTGACATTAACCTGCACACCGTATTTCTGCTGTCCCAACTGGCAGGAAACCATATGATCTCCCGTGGAAGCGGCAAGATTATCAACATCGCCTCCATGCTTTCCTTCCAAGGAGGCATTAATGTGCCAGGCTATACGGCGAGCAAGCATGGCGTTGCCGGATTGACCAAAGCCTTCGCCAATGAATGGGCCGACAAAGGTATTCAGGTGAACGCCTTGGCACCAGGATATATGGCCACAGACAACACAGCACCGATTCGCCAGGATCAAGAGCGTACCCAATCCATCACAGATCGCATTCCTGCCGGCCGCTGGGGAACACCGGATGACCTGAAGGGGCCTGCTGTCTTCCTCGCTTCTGCCGCATCCGATTACTTAAACGGACATATTCTCTGTGTAGATGGGGGCTGGATGGCTAGATAG
- a CDS encoding Na-translocating system protein MpsC family protein, with translation MITTAGEFKQDLLRIYNAINKKIFNVGVKQQKVDFVGNKIVIVSTNSRVPVLKLLDANHPLSTRQLDHLLFQVFKQEIKQVLKEQFQLNIVTILKDYDAETELSGTIIFLERDIECYLNEPSELR, from the coding sequence ATGATTACGACAGCAGGCGAATTCAAGCAGGACCTTCTGAGGATTTACAACGCGATTAATAAGAAAATCTTTAACGTGGGTGTAAAACAGCAGAAAGTTGATTTCGTCGGCAATAAGATTGTAATCGTCTCAACAAACAGCAGAGTACCGGTCTTGAAGCTGTTGGATGCGAACCACCCTCTTTCCACCCGACAGCTGGACCACCTTTTGTTTCAAGTTTTTAAACAGGAAATCAAGCAAGTGCTTAAGGAACAATTTCAACTGAATATCGTCACGATTCTTAAGGATTATGATGCGGAGACCGAATTGTCGGGTACGATCATTTTCCTGGAACGGGATATCGAGTGTTATCTGAACGAACCGTCGGAACTCCGCTGA
- a CDS encoding glycosyltransferase family 2 protein, producing MVQESPTLGIVVPCYNEEPVLEETIRQLSDVLNGLMKEGLVSDKSFLLFVNDGSSDRTWEIIEEHHERNALVAGLKLAANVGHQNALLSGLMQAKEQADCVISIDADLQDDVRVIREFVLRYREGYEIVYGVRESRSTDTWFKRNSALAFYRLMKWMGLKVVYNHADYRLMSKNALEQLAKFKEVNLFLRGMVPLIGLKSTTVKYDRLERFAGESKYPFKKMLAFAFEGITSLSVEPIRLVTVSGFLFFGVSVLAGIYSVFSKISGNVVTGWTSLMLSLWFIGGMVLISLGLIGEYIGKIYKEVKHRPLYLIEQHLPSAAGEQVGVRDVREDSGHER from the coding sequence ATGGTACAAGAAAGTCCAACGCTGGGCATCGTCGTGCCTTGTTATAATGAGGAACCTGTGCTTGAAGAGACGATCCGACAACTTAGCGATGTGCTAAATGGATTAATGAAGGAAGGACTGGTCTCGGACAAGAGCTTTCTGCTCTTTGTGAATGATGGCAGTTCGGATCGCACGTGGGAGATTATTGAAGAGCATCATGAGCGCAATGCCTTGGTTGCCGGGCTGAAGCTGGCCGCTAATGTGGGGCATCAGAATGCCTTGCTCAGCGGGCTGATGCAGGCGAAGGAGCAGGCGGATTGTGTCATCTCCATTGATGCCGATTTGCAGGATGATGTTAGAGTAATTCGTGAATTTGTACTGCGGTATCGGGAAGGGTATGAAATCGTATACGGTGTGCGGGAGAGCCGCAGTACGGATACCTGGTTCAAGCGCAACTCGGCGCTCGCGTTCTATCGTCTAATGAAGTGGATGGGGCTAAAGGTGGTATACAACCATGCGGATTATCGCCTGATGAGTAAAAATGCGCTGGAGCAGCTGGCCAAATTCAAGGAAGTGAATCTATTCCTTCGCGGGATGGTTCCACTTATCGGCCTTAAATCTACTACGGTGAAGTATGACCGGCTGGAGCGGTTTGCGGGCGAATCCAAATATCCGTTCAAGAAAATGCTGGCCTTTGCCTTTGAAGGAATTACCTCGCTGAGCGTAGAGCCGATTCGGCTTGTAACTGTATCGGGCTTTCTCTTTTTTGGAGTGAGTGTCCTGGCCGGGATCTACTCGGTATTCTCCAAGATCTCCGGGAATGTGGTTACCGGATGGACCTCCCTTATGCTGTCCCTGTGGTTTATTGGGGGTATGGTCTTGATTTCACTGGGACTGATCGGGGAATACATCGGCAAGATTTACAAGGAAGTGAAGCATAGACCTCTTTATTTGATCGAGCAGCACCTTCCTTCGGCAGCGGGGGAACAGGTGGGAGTAAGGGACGTACGAGAGGATTCCGGTCATGAGCGGTAA
- the kduI gene encoding 5-dehydro-4-deoxy-D-glucuronate isomerase: MEIRYASHPREVKQFDTERLRQEFVIESLFVPGKLTLVYSHVDRFIVGGAVPLDDKLALEADPKEIGASTFLERREVGIINIGGQGKITVDGEVYTLESRECLYVGLGVKEVIFESTHASDPAKFYLNSTPAHKAYPTVKTGQSDAFNVHLGAIENSNERTIYRYIHEKGIQSCQLVMGMTQLESGNMWNTMPAHTHNRRSEVYLYFNLPEESVVFHLMGEPQETRHVVMRNEQAVISPSWSIHSGVGTSNYVFIWGMAGENQVFEDMDGVDMKELK, translated from the coding sequence ATGGAAATCCGCTATGCATCCCATCCTAGAGAAGTCAAGCAATTTGATACAGAGCGTCTGCGGCAGGAGTTTGTAATTGAATCCCTGTTTGTTCCTGGCAAGCTTACCTTGGTATACTCCCACGTGGATCGCTTTATTGTTGGAGGGGCCGTCCCGCTGGATGACAAGCTTGCTCTTGAAGCCGATCCGAAGGAAATCGGAGCTTCAACCTTCCTCGAGCGCCGCGAAGTCGGCATTATCAATATCGGAGGCCAAGGTAAAATTACGGTCGACGGTGAGGTGTACACTTTGGAATCCAGAGAATGCCTGTATGTCGGCCTAGGCGTGAAGGAGGTTATTTTTGAAAGTACCCATGCGTCCGATCCTGCTAAGTTCTACCTGAACTCCACCCCTGCTCATAAAGCATACCCAACGGTAAAAACAGGACAGTCCGACGCTTTCAATGTTCATTTGGGTGCAATTGAGAACTCTAATGAACGGACTATTTATCGTTATATTCATGAGAAGGGCATTCAATCCTGCCAACTGGTCATGGGCATGACCCAATTGGAAAGCGGTAACATGTGGAATACCATGCCTGCTCATACCCACAACCGCCGTTCCGAAGTATACCTGTATTTCAATCTGCCTGAGGAAAGCGTAGTGTTTCATTTGATGGGCGAACCGCAGGAAACAAGACATGTGGTGATGCGCAATGAGCAGGCCGTCATTTCACCAAGCTGGTCCATCCATAGCGGTGTAGGCACAAGCAATTATGTGTTTATCTGGGGAATGGCCGGCGAGAACCAGGTTTTTGAGGATATGGACGGCGTCGATATGAAAGAGCTAAAATAA
- a CDS encoding ABC transporter substrate-binding protein, whose protein sequence is MLSACGGGENTRTADAASGDKKLKKIVIAEPLHSTGYLPLYLAQREGYFAKQGLEVEIIQAAGGAHVTAVVSGDAWGVIGGTESNALANNNNKDPIVSVVNVVNRANVYLMAKEGTAPQGSSPEDLKAFLKGKKINAGRHGGTPNLLTRYLLLELGLDPEKDVQLLEPADGSTVVTMVQQGAAEIANGSEPQISDGISKKVWGEPFYKFHDLGDFSYSVLSVKKSTIDKDPETVQKFTNAILEALKTVQSDKELVQKDLKAEFPTLSDEAIQAAMDRAYADHLWSLDGKISEAALKQDMDVMIQTGIFKGDYAYDKLVDMQFVNQANTK, encoded by the coding sequence ATGCTGTCCGCCTGTGGCGGAGGAGAAAATACTCGGACGGCAGATGCCGCTTCAGGAGACAAGAAGCTGAAGAAAATCGTCATTGCCGAGCCGCTTCACTCTACCGGTTACCTGCCGCTTTACTTAGCACAGAGGGAAGGGTATTTTGCCAAGCAGGGACTTGAGGTGGAGATTATTCAGGCCGCTGGCGGCGCTCATGTGACCGCGGTGGTCAGCGGGGACGCGTGGGGAGTTATCGGCGGCACGGAATCTAATGCACTGGCTAATAATAACAACAAAGACCCGATCGTATCTGTCGTTAATGTGGTTAACCGAGCTAATGTGTATCTGATGGCCAAAGAAGGAACGGCTCCTCAGGGCAGCTCTCCCGAGGATCTGAAGGCGTTCTTAAAGGGCAAGAAGATCAATGCAGGGCGGCACGGGGGCACGCCTAATCTGCTAACGCGCTACCTGCTTCTGGAGCTGGGCCTTGACCCCGAGAAGGATGTACAGCTGCTGGAACCGGCGGATGGTTCAACAGTAGTAACCATGGTCCAGCAGGGCGCAGCGGAAATTGCCAACGGGTCCGAACCTCAAATCAGTGACGGTATCTCGAAAAAGGTATGGGGGGAGCCGTTTTACAAGTTTCATGATTTGGGGGACTTCTCTTATTCCGTACTCAGTGTGAAGAAATCCACCATCGACAAGGACCCGGAAACGGTACAGAAGTTCACGAATGCCATTCTCGAAGCGTTGAAAACCGTTCAATCCGATAAGGAGCTGGTCCAAAAAGACCTTAAGGCTGAATTCCCTACGCTGTCCGATGAAGCGATTCAAGCTGCCATGGACCGGGCATATGCTGATCATTTGTGGAGCCTAGACGGCAAAATATCGGAGGCAGCCTTGAAACAGGATATGGATGTGATGATCCAGACAGGAATTTTCAAAGGAGACTATGCTTATGACAAGCTGGTGGATATGCAGTTTGTGAATCAGGCAAATACAAAATAA
- a CDS encoding ABC transporter permease, giving the protein METARNEAFVIHTIKAPEPVPAAAVKRPESVPVIQDEEAIARTRSRRIGWGRFLVAVMIFVIWEVFTRMGLLDSYYWSSPSAILRTTWIQITEGALLGDIAYTSGATLIGFIFGTALGALLGLSFWWSKSYAGISEPYLIILNALPKLALAPVLVILLGIGFFSKVALAFSMTVVVSALSAYSGVKSVDPDMEKLMYSLGAKKWQVFAKVVVPWSMPWIISSLRINIALALAGAIVGEFIASSQGVGRMIMYAGTILDINLVWVGVVVLSALSMVMYWGVVLLERWMSKGLVKQ; this is encoded by the coding sequence ATGGAAACCGCACGCAATGAAGCTTTTGTGATTCATACTATCAAGGCGCCAGAGCCGGTCCCCGCAGCAGCTGTGAAAAGGCCGGAGAGTGTCCCTGTTATCCAGGACGAAGAGGCGATAGCTCGCACGAGGTCACGCCGCATCGGGTGGGGCCGCTTCCTAGTAGCTGTTATGATTTTTGTGATCTGGGAGGTGTTCACCCGCATGGGCCTGCTGGATTCTTATTATTGGAGCAGTCCTAGCGCGATTCTGCGGACAACGTGGATACAGATTACTGAAGGAGCGCTGCTTGGGGACATCGCTTACACTTCAGGCGCAACTTTGATCGGTTTTATCTTTGGCACTGCGCTTGGAGCGCTGCTTGGTTTGTCCTTTTGGTGGTCCAAATCCTACGCTGGCATCAGCGAGCCATATCTCATCATTCTAAATGCCCTGCCGAAGCTGGCGCTGGCTCCCGTGCTGGTGATCCTGCTCGGAATTGGATTCTTCTCTAAAGTGGCATTGGCCTTCTCGATGACCGTTGTCGTCTCGGCTCTGTCTGCGTACAGCGGAGTAAAGAGTGTGGATCCCGATATGGAAAAACTTATGTATTCTCTTGGTGCCAAAAAATGGCAGGTCTTCGCCAAGGTTGTGGTTCCTTGGTCCATGCCTTGGATCATCAGCAGCCTGAGGATCAACATTGCTCTCGCCCTCGCCGGAGCGATTGTAGGAGAATTCATTGCTTCCAGCCAGGGAGTCGGACGAATGATCATGTATGCTGGAACCATTCTGGATATCAACCTCGTGTGGGTGGGTGTTGTGGTGCTGTCCGCGCTCTCTATGGTGATGTACTGGGGAGTTGTGCTGCTTGAGAGATGGATGTCCAAAGGATTAGTTAAGCAGTAA
- a CDS encoding DeoR/GlpR family DNA-binding transcription regulator, whose amino-acid sequence MNPIRRYEKIMEAMLAEKEVTVAELSERLQVTGKTIREDLTKLEEQGLVVRVHGGAILADSDQFGMLSGKDRLVKHAEEKSEIAEAAMRFIGQGDIVALDGGSTTLEIARRLGDSPLTVITNDVYIISELAPKEQIRLVVPGGYRVRNMLAGPEAVSYIRKLNIQKAFISSTGVHSEHGLSVYTGDLIDFKRALIETAAERYAVVDHHKFGQTALRTFASLSELDALITDRKLSPETAELFAQEGVRIER is encoded by the coding sequence ATGAACCCTATACGAAGATATGAGAAAATCATGGAAGCCATGCTGGCTGAGAAAGAAGTGACGGTTGCCGAGCTTAGCGAACGGCTTCAAGTCACAGGCAAGACCATTCGGGAGGACCTGACCAAGCTGGAAGAACAGGGTCTTGTCGTGCGTGTACACGGCGGTGCTATTCTTGCCGACAGCGACCAGTTTGGCATGTTATCCGGGAAGGACCGGCTGGTTAAGCATGCGGAGGAGAAGAGCGAAATTGCCGAAGCCGCCATGAGATTTATTGGCCAAGGCGATATCGTCGCACTGGACGGAGGAAGCACCACGCTTGAGATTGCCCGGCGTCTGGGGGATTCTCCGCTAACGGTGATCACCAATGACGTCTACATTATCAGTGAGCTTGCTCCCAAGGAGCAAATCCGGCTCGTCGTTCCCGGCGGTTATCGGGTGCGTAACATGCTGGCAGGCCCTGAAGCTGTCTCTTATATCCGCAAGCTGAATATCCAGAAAGCGTTCATCTCTTCAACCGGGGTTCATTCAGAGCACGGCTTGTCGGTTTATACCGGCGATTTAATCGATTTCAAAAGAGCGCTCATCGAGACAGCAGCCGAACGCTATGCTGTAGTTGATCATCATAAATTTGGCCAAACCGCACTGCGCACCTTTGCTTCACTGTCTGAGCTGGACGCGCTGATCACCGACCGCAAGCTTAGTCCCGAAACGGCAGAGCTGTTTGCGCAAGAAGGGGTCCGGATCGAACGGTAA
- the wsfD gene encoding glycan biosynthesis hexose transferase WsfD gives MMRRFFTAEWVAVLAGACIIIYLLFMKPFIGVADNGDFLRVMGTIGLNYGVPGESYEDRFFGYSHQYFAYDHFFRGFYTSTQIILVAAARLIGYIFHPSAFDIRVMGALFCILLLAATFILVRHNKYKSTIVGIVLAICLLLVFYDVAYLAYFNSLFGEPVSLVFMLLSVGLALWLLNQEEPSKKVLWMYFIAVFFLTCSKIQNAPVGILFALLGLRFMTLRYDLSWRRLTMWLSVSIFVISVVMYIAAPKDLKNINLYQTFFYGILNGSPDVPGDLKELGLPEHLSVLAGTNYFQTDTAIKQDAPSMKEDFYDRVSHKDVLLFYLKHPSRLISKMEFAANNSMSIRPYYLGSYVKQENKPSGALAYTYSAYSEFKNKHMPKSLLFITLFYVVYYGIAIFEYIRRWDRHSRIRTELMMLIGLVGIIGFMVPIMGDGQADIGKHLFLFNVCFDMMLVVAVVWLAYQLVNLRIFRRSRW, from the coding sequence ATGATGAGAAGATTTTTTACTGCTGAATGGGTGGCCGTTCTGGCAGGGGCATGTATTATAATCTACCTTCTGTTTATGAAGCCGTTTATCGGAGTGGCGGATAACGGTGACTTTTTGAGGGTAATGGGGACGATCGGGCTGAATTACGGAGTGCCGGGAGAGTCCTATGAGGATCGATTCTTTGGTTATTCTCACCAATATTTTGCCTATGATCATTTTTTCAGAGGTTTTTATACTTCAACCCAGATTATTCTTGTTGCAGCAGCTCGGCTGATCGGATACATATTTCATCCTTCGGCCTTCGATATCCGGGTGATGGGGGCGTTGTTCTGCATTCTTCTGCTCGCAGCAACCTTCATCTTAGTGCGGCATAATAAATACAAATCCACGATTGTTGGCATTGTTCTTGCGATTTGCCTGCTGCTTGTGTTCTACGATGTTGCGTATTTGGCTTACTTCAACTCGCTCTTCGGTGAACCGGTTTCGCTTGTGTTCATGCTGCTCTCTGTGGGGCTGGCGTTGTGGCTCTTAAATCAGGAGGAGCCGTCGAAGAAGGTGCTGTGGATGTACTTCATCGCTGTCTTCTTCCTCACCTGTTCCAAGATCCAGAATGCTCCGGTGGGGATCTTATTCGCTTTATTGGGACTGCGCTTTATGACGCTGCGTTATGATTTGAGCTGGCGCCGCCTAACAATGTGGTTGTCGGTTTCGATTTTTGTCATTTCGGTGGTGATGTATATTGCGGCTCCGAAAGATTTGAAGAATATCAATTTGTATCAAACCTTCTTCTACGGAATTCTGAACGGTTCTCCTGATGTTCCAGGGGACCTCAAAGAGCTGGGATTGCCGGAGCATCTGTCGGTGCTGGCCGGTACGAATTATTTCCAGACAGACACAGCGATCAAGCAGGATGCCCCTTCAATGAAGGAAGATTTCTATGATCGGGTATCTCATAAGGATGTGCTGTTGTTCTATTTAAAGCACCCATCCAGGCTGATCAGCAAGATGGAGTTTGCGGCAAATAACAGCATGAGCATCAGGCCGTATTACTTAGGTTCTTATGTGAAACAAGAGAATAAGCCGTCAGGTGCGCTTGCTTATACGTACAGCGCCTATAGCGAGTTTAAGAACAAGCACATGCCGAAGAGCTTGCTGTTTATTACTTTGTTCTATGTAGTCTACTATGGGATAGCTATATTTGAATACATCCGCAGATGGGACCGTCACAGCCGGATCCGGACAGAGCTTATGATGCTCATTGGCCTTGTAGGCATCATTGGATTTATGGTTCCAATCATGGGGGATGGCCAAGCTGATATCGGGAAGCATTTGTTCCTGTTTAACGTCTGCTTCGATATGATGCTCGTTGTTGCTGTAGTATGGCTGGCTTATCAGCTGGTTAACCTGCGGATTTTCCGCAGAAGCAGATGGTAG
- a CDS encoding GtrA family protein: MSGKAVSKVVGSGFIRFALVGIVNTLIGLSVTFICLNALGFNYWISTLVGNVVGAVNSYFMNKSFTFRSTASIRATLWRFMAVTAVCYAVAYGAAAVAAQQLLALVLPSAGARLQDNLAALAGSGLYTIMNYFGQKRITFSRKETELREGSNE; encoded by the coding sequence ATGAGCGGTAAGGCGGTTTCCAAGGTTGTGGGGAGCGGCTTTATCCGGTTTGCGCTGGTCGGGATTGTGAATACCCTGATCGGTCTTTCCGTGACCTTTATATGTCTGAACGCGTTAGGCTTCAACTATTGGATCTCTACACTGGTAGGGAATGTTGTTGGCGCTGTAAACAGCTATTTCATGAATAAGAGCTTTACCTTCCGCTCAACAGCTAGCATCAGAGCTACTTTGTGGAGATTCATGGCTGTCACTGCAGTATGCTATGCAGTCGCTTATGGAGCGGCAGCGGTAGCGGCGCAGCAGCTGCTTGCCCTGGTTCTGCCTTCCGCAGGTGCGCGTTTGCAGGATAATCTGGCGGCATTAGCGGGGAGCGGATTATATACGATCATGAACTACTTTGGGCAGAAGCGGATCACATTTTCGCGAAAGGAAACCGAATTAAGGGAAGGGTCGAATGAATGA